The sequence CAAACTGGCGGTTGAGCAGATTGGGAGTGACTGGATGATGGTGTCGGCTGTTGGTGGTCATCCGGTATCGTCTGCTGCGTTTGACCGATACCCCTGCTTTCTGAATCAGGCTGCGGTCTCGATGCCGCCCTACCGGATACCCCATCCCTTGCAGCCTCCCAGCTATCCGTCGGCTGCCGTAAACCCCTTTGGTCTGTTGATGAAGCTCTCTGACTCGGGTCATCAGAACAATTTCATCCTCCGGCCTTCGCCTTCCGCCTTGTTCTAAGTGGAACCCCACGGGCTCACGCCCGT is a genomic window of Dehalococcoidia bacterium containing:
- a CDS encoding IS3 family transposase, with amino-acid sequence MGFHLEQGGRRRPEDEIVLMTRVRELHQQTKGVYGSRRIAGRLQGMGYPVGRHRDRSLIQKAGVSVKRSRRYRMTTNSRHHHPVTPNLLNRQFDINGPDKVWASDITYLWTREGWLYLAVVMDIYSRKIIGWATSDRITADLAARALRMALGRRRPGAGLIHST